Proteins encoded by one window of Bubalus kerabau isolate K-KA32 ecotype Philippines breed swamp buffalo chromosome 22, PCC_UOA_SB_1v2, whole genome shotgun sequence:
- the LOC129636702 gene encoding mitochondrial intermembrane space import and assembly protein 40-like — protein sequence MAYCRQEGKDRIIFVTKEDHETPSNTELVADDPNDPYEEHGLILPNGDINWNCPCLGRMASGPCGEQFKAAFSCFHYSKEDVKGSDCVNQFWAMQECMQKYPDLYPQEEEEEQPADPLQEAASEASATKEAAV from the coding sequence ATGGCCTACTGCCGGCAGGAAGGGAAGGATCGAATCATATTTGTGACCAAAGAAGACCATGAGACTCCAAGCAACACAGAGCTGGTGGCCGATGACCCCAATGATCCATACGAGGAGCATGGACTGATCCTGCCAAACGGAGACATCAACTGGAACTGCCCGTGCCTTGGGAGGATGGCCAGTGGCCCGTGCGGGGAACAGTTTAAGGCGGCCTTTTCCTGCTTCCACTACAGCAAGGAGGATGTCAAGGGGTCGGACTGTGTGAACCAGTTCTGGGCCATGCAGGAGTGCATGCAGAAGTACCCAGACCTGTacccccaggaggaggaggaggagcagccaGCAGACCCCTTACAGGAAGCTGCCTCCGAGGCCAGCGCAACCAAAGAGGCGGCGGTGTAG